A genomic stretch from Cyprinus carpio isolate SPL01 chromosome A12, ASM1834038v1, whole genome shotgun sequence includes:
- the syt15 gene encoding synaptotagmin-15: MADPLVALACGLSAAFLFLLLFGLSVYLLWRKRRTQALYRGLIPATPTIPRCTTPVLQTSQSSSYGSGDVPFFVPPRFKRAPQPNEEKEEREYAEEWDLHPDLNTQRGSVTLGSWFPLGSIRPDLYQLPEEPSEWALPDGSAVRLWFALRYQQEREQLVVSLLRAANLPVQCQGNGTLVKLQLLPSDDRRQRQAKARRKGCHPQFNDTFVFQVSNGCIDQCSLKMSMYTVDHQKKHHLVGQVMILRHSELKETAGKVQWRDLDNESDQPLSKNGDIQVSLNYNQSLHRLTVVVLRARGLQCCSDSGVCAQVSLKIHTQVVRNKWTTVVKGNNPSFNERLTFRLLPMQLDAACLTLQLQQPSTEEPVLLGIVVIGPFMYARGRELEHWNDMVSKPQELVRQWHPLGSADTVQELQ, encoded by the exons ATGGCTG ATCCACTTGTAGCGCTGGCTTGTGGACTGTCTGCAGCATTTCTGTTCCTGCTGCTGTTTGGCCTATCAGTGTATCTACTGTGGAGGAAGAGACGAACTCAAGCGCTCTACAGGGGACTGATACCTGCCACCCCCACAATCCCACGATGCACCACTCCAGTGCTTCAGACATCACAGAGCAGCAGCTATGG CTCAGGTGATGTTCCATTCTTTGTGCCTCCTCGATTCAAGAGAGCACCCCAACCAAACGAGGAGAAAGAGGAAAGAGAGTATGCTGAGGAATGGGATCTCCATCCGGATCTAAACACCCAGCGAGGCTCTGTAACATTAGGGA GTTGGTTCCCCCTTGGCAGCATAAGACCAGACTTGTACCAGCTCCCAGAGGAACCCAGTGAATGGGCCCTTCCCGATGGCTCAGCTGTTCGTCTGTGGTTCGCTCTGCGGTACCAGCAGGAGAGAGAGCAGCTGGTGGTGTCTCTGCTGCGTGCCGCTAACCTGCCTGTTCAGTGCCAGGGTAATGGCACACTGGTAAAATTGCAGCTGTTGCCATCCGATGATCGACGACAGCGTCAAGCCAAAGCACGGCGGAAAGGTTGTCATCCACAGTTCAATGACACCTTTGTGTTTCAG GTATCTAATGGTTGCATTGACCAGTGCTCTCTGAAAATGAGCATGTACACTGTGGACCATCAGAAGAAGCACCATCTTGTAGGGCAGGTCATGATCCTCAGACATTCCGAACTAAAGGAGACAGCAGGAAAAGTGCAATGGAGGGATCTGGACAATGAAAGTGATCAA CCCCTTTCAAAAAATGGTGACATCCAGGTGTCTTTGAACTACAATCAGTCCCTACACCGCCTCACTGTGGTTGTTCTACGAGCGCGAGGGTTGCAGTGTTGCAGTGATTCAG GTGTGTGCGCCCAGGTCTCTCTGAAGATACATACTCAGGTTGTGAGGAACAAGTGGACCACTGTGGTGAAAGGAAATAATCCATCCTTTAATGAGAGGCTTACCTTCAGACTCCTCCCCATGCAGCTGGACGCAGCCTGTCTGACCCTACAGCTCCAGCAGCCCAGCACAGAGGAACCTG TGTTGTTGGGCATTGTGGTCATTGGGCCGTTCATGTATGCGAGGGGCAGAGAGCTGGAACACTGGAACgacatggtcagcaaaccacagGAGCTGGTCAGGCAGTGGCACCCGCTGGGATCCGCTGACACAGTACAGGAACTTCAGTGA